Proteins encoded by one window of Aphis gossypii isolate Hap1 chromosome X, ASM2018417v2, whole genome shotgun sequence:
- the LOC126552592 gene encoding acrosin-like, translated as MAERANNPPPNRNNRPSRGMIAAHVEKLRAMAGQLLREARRLSGDGPENMVSGWSAERAATASFGRIRASPTAWALFERGFAEGRRSTRPLQPAVQPPAPPPAVQPPVPPPAQQPTGQPPAPEPAPGAAPPAPAPTPTPPIQPSQPPATPEAQLAVVERWIEEMEVTHEADTGPVGE; from the exons ATGGCAGAACGCGCAAATAACCCGCCACCGAACCGCAACAACCGGCCATCCCGTGGCATGATCGCCGCCCACGTGGAGAAGCTACGGGCCATGGCCGGGCAGCTCCTTCGAGAAGCCAGGAGGCTCTCCGGGGATGGACCGGAGAATATGGTGAGCGGTTGGTCGGCTGAACGCGCGGCCACCGCCTCATTCGGCCGGATCCGGGCCAGCCCGACGGCGTGGGCTCTTTTCGAGAGGGGGTTCGCCGAGGGACGTCGGTCCACGCGG CCTCTGCAGCCAGCCGTGCAGCCACCAGCTCCGCCGCCAGCCGTGCAGCCACCAGTTCCGCCGCCAGCTCAGCAGCCAACCGGACAGCCACCAGCTCCTGAGCCAGCGCCCGGAGCGGCACCACCAGCACCAGCTCCTACACCCACACCTCCGATCCAGCCCTCTCAACCACCAGCCACACCCGAGGCGCAGTTGGCAGTCGTGGAGCGGTGGATCGAGGAGATGGAGGTGACGCACGAGGCGGACACCGGCCCCGTGGGCGAATAG